ACGTATACGATCTTACATTCTAGAACACATGAGCTAGGTTTATTAATATGACTTTATTAGAACGTCAGAAATAGACCCCCCGCCCGAGAATTTCCAATGAAAAGATATGTAAAAAGTAGCTTACCTGTATAATACAATCCAGCCTCCGCGAGTCTCGGCGGTCTTTGTGCGATGTGTTCTGACCATTTCACAAATGATGACAGTCTTAGATCGTATGTGTTATATGCTTCATTTCTTATTCGGTATTGCCGTGGTGGTGGTCCTAAACGCAGAGTATACATGAAAACCAGATTGCGGAGCACACatgataacatattattttttcatcataagataatattaaatacatgttttatacgtACGGCCTTAGCGGTTGGGCTCACCTTGTAGCGATCTTTCCCTGAATTCTGCTAACTGTCTTTGTCTGATTGCGCCGGGTTCGAGATCTCTCATTGACTTCTGTAAAACGAAAACAGTAGATTAGTGTTAAAACTTATTAATAAAACCAGTTTTCTGGGTtttacatatacaatatttcaaagttatACCTTGTAGGTTTCAAGAGCACTCTCAGTTTCGAAGTATAGGAGCAAATGTTCGCACTGTGAAGAGTGTTTAACATGTTCTTTCAATGGGTCGTCCGTGCTACTGAAGTCCTTCAGGCCAATACCGCATTGATAACATCTCACCAAGTCAGCAGTGTCTAAAAtaaccatgatttaaacatgtcAATGACTTGTAAACTTTTGCAAatgcaatattatttttgaaatgttaattgATTATTAATGGCCCAAGTTGCAAATGAAATTAGCTTACTTTTAAACTTCgtaatatttctgaaaaaatcGGCAACCAAAATAgccatacatttataaaatagtgtTCTTGTTGTTCATGTCCAATGCAACTCAACAGTGCccatttaaaaccaaaattaaatttaactaaTTAAACAAAAAGATAAGTTTCGATTATATCTCGATATGGAGAAAACGGAAAACGAACTTGTGAAAAAGAATCCTGCTTTACAAAGCATCGTTGGACTAGGAATCATATGACACCATCTGCTAAACGACCTGAATCTTTCATTTTCGTCAACATATGCAGGGTATTTAGGCTgcttctgaaaaaaatattcgaaTACTGAGCGgtgcaattaaaataaaattaaatacaatctAACGCTATCTTACGTGTGATGAATAAAAGCCTtttgtaaatgttatattttctttagAATATTTTACCTTGACTACTATTGGCTCCTTGTTTACTGTATGTATGTTCTGCAAGGTGTTGTCCTCATTCCTTGTGAGATGGCTATGATTAGCATAACTTCGATCATCATGTTCTGCAATCTCGTTACGTTGATGGTTGTATTGTTGACTCTCCTGAACACCAACTGCTCTAGATGGCTGTGTATATCTATTGATAGAACGGTCCGATTCTGTCTCTGTATATCGCCTAACTTGATAAGATGGTCGATTGATACTACGAATATTGTCATATGAAACCATAGATTGTAGTACTGGAGATGGAAGTGTCTGATCAGCTGCTGACCAAATCTGTGGACCTCGCGCATTAGACGATCTTGGATTATCGTGCTCATTTCTAACATAAATCTCTTCGCTATCTTGCATGTGTATGCGCCTATGCTCGTCTTCTGTTGACGCATTCACATGAGTATGCGAAACCTGTGAGTGCTCTGAACCAGGATTTATTGTAATTGTTAAATGCTCGTTTTGCAAATATTCTTCGAGTTCGCCACATTCATTCCCACGTGGGAGTATACATTTACGATTGGTTCTGATTTTCTTTAACTCAACGACGTTTGAAGGTATTATTTTCTCTGCGATGGATCTTTGTTTACTTTGCTCATTTACATCGAAACGCATTGCAAGAATGTTGtgtttcaatgatatttttaacactatgttttctatataattgaaaaaaggTTCTGTACATGGGCTTTTAACAGAGTATTTTTGAAAAGCTCcaccaaacaaaacaaagtcgATACCTTTCTCAAAACCAACTTCTGATGAAAATAACTGAAGACAACTCATATCgattgcagctttaagttgCACCGAATTTTCTACAATTAGGTAGACATTGTCTGcattacaatacaaacaagCATCGTCGGTCGCCATAATGTTATTCAGCAACTTGTGCAGTAGTTTATTTTGGATTATCTCTGGCCAGGTTTTGCTGAATTTAATCAAGCTGCAATCTCCGTTATCACCCCACTTAGTATGAAGGGTTAACTCTGAAATTAGGGGCAAAACATCTGtcacaattataaatatttgggGTTGCGCAAGATAACTTACATGTACACTGAGAAGATTCAGTTTAGTTtgaaagttgtttgtaaaatttaactaataaattgaatttatattatttcatatattgcTTTCATTGTGCAATACCACACTTGTACACAATACACAAACCTGGATGACATAGTGCACAAAATACAGACCTTATGTACCTTTATAACAATAGAATCGCTACCGTTCTAATTACGTTTTTTGTTCTGTATGTGTACCTCCTGATGTTAAAACACAAGAACATTTTGTCCGAATCTGGCTTGTATACACatatcatttaatttgaataagtGGTTTAGTTTAAATTACCATTCTTTTCAGTTATGGACGATATTCCGAGCACTGTTCCTATTTCTTCATCTGTCACTTGATCTTTCATAACCTTAAATGTATGTCCCATGTTCATGTCAAAATGTATCATACCAGTAtctatgtttttttcaatacaaacaaaataattctgaCTAATATTGATAGGGGATACAAAAAGCGAACAGCATTCGTACAATCAAAAGCATACTATAAGAAACCTTTTTTGAAAGCAAGGGTTGTCTTTGAGGTTTATAAGGCCGAATTTCCTAAACTTAACATTATATAGTAACCCCCATTGTCTTCATATTTAGGATatctaatataaataaattctaAATATTCGGCATTTATTTTTGAGGGTTTATTTTATACGtctatacatttaaatttcagaaatttggtttttaataatatgataaattaagtacacatataatattatacagATAGTCACAAAATTAGCATGATAGTCGATATAAGGAAGCATAATATAGCAAAAAAGTGCACATACACGGAATTgagcatgatttttttttctaaggTTCTATCATAGATTAGTTGCAACTCCGTTACAGTCAATATTGATTTagaaaaatttgaaaatgtgtttttgtcaaaacgCTTACGGCAATCAATTCGACGATGTCTTTTGGCTTCAAGGTGATAAAGTTTCAaagaataacaatataaaatagaGGGGAAAGTGGAAAATAGTGTTTTAACTTCGATTCCTGTTTTAAATAccaatatgtaatatatatttcttacaaaagAAGCTATTAATGACAAAGTCACAAGCCATTGTTGATGATAACATGATAACatcttaaacaaattataatctTGATTCAATCTCGTGAACAATTGTAAGTGCAATTTCCATGTACAGTCAATTCTCTTGCGCTAACTGACTTGATATTATGGCTAGGACAAACTTGATAAACAATTCAAGAAAGGTAACTGCTTATGAATAAGTTAGGACGTTTATAACTGATAGTTAGCAGCATTAAAGTGAAATAAGCATTTCTTTAATGAGTATGCACACTCAAGTACATCAATACGATATCTCTACAAAACCTTCATGTATTTGTACGAAAAACGTGAATGCAATTTAATAATGCAATctaatatacaattttaaattatcactGGCACTAAACAATCAATGCCAATAGTTTATTAAACTTATCTGATGATCTTTATTACTTTTAACATTAAACCTTGACATCATATTTAGAATAAAGATACATCAGTGAATTTAAagttcatttcatttcatttatagtTTGTTGTTGATTCCATTCTTATCAAGAATACAAATACTATATACGGGTAgtgttttacatataaatgaatG
The DNA window shown above is from Mya arenaria isolate MELC-2E11 chromosome 6, ASM2691426v1 and carries:
- the LOC128238207 gene encoding uncharacterized protein LOC128238207 isoform X1; this translates as MDIDKDVIRRNKGSLKAKVCVSYLGSALKPPVETHIKALHNGCIKQTRTIGILPWDLCKNCKSGNMCWREEFVKGNMTFEILLNMREWYCPNLLYIPLLDKLQVHHRTLKLVDVPDGHIPKKRQTVTPFETLFMDKEKRYTDETNEQRRLEFRVVFDTNKGLENWFSNPIVILKCFLPENCNDVRSLNDIQPCGLISGILNCDLFDEVFSFSLYDNDNLLSEIHSFAKEALLLSDLLPGYYSIWERNALPLFLTLLQDPKYFLENKYAQEVISKILKVMKDQVTDEEIGTVLGISSITEKNELTLHTKWGDNGDCSLIKFSKTWPEIIQNKLLHKLLNNIMATDDACLYCNADNVYLIVENSVQLKAAIDMSCLQLFSSEVGFEKGIDFVLFGGAFQKYSVKSPCTEPFFNYIENIVLKISLKHNILAMRFDVNEQSKQRSIAEKIIPSNVVELKKIRTNRKCILPRGNECGELEEYLQNEHLTITINPGSEHSQVSHTHVNASTEDEHRRIHMQDSEEIYVRNEHDNPRSSNARGPQIWSAADQTLPSPVLQSMVSYDNIRSINRPSYQVRRYTETESDRSINRYTQPSRAVGVQESQQYNHQRNEIAEHDDRSYANHSHLTRNEDNTLQNIHTVNKEPIVVKKQPKYPAYVDENERFRSFSRWCHMIPSPTMLCKAGFFFTNTADLVRCYQCGIGLKDFSSTDDPLKEHVKHSSQCEHLLLYFETESALETYKKSMRDLEPGAIRQRQLAEFRERSLQGPPPRQYRIRNEAYNTYDLRLSSFVKWSEHIAQRPPRLAEAGLYYTGIDDHVRCFACDGGLRHWDPEDDPWIEHCRWFPACPFAREQKGDEFIALVQASADQNIDELGATGGNSTNDLAGGVNNLHITDPDIKRLIEEQRKICTVDMGFSNEMFSSAVNELRLQGTLKPSVEDIVIAIEVINDRNQHSTEIRGNGNKDTSPEELLQENKRLKDMLTCFICQNNPVNALFLPCTHHRLCLDCSYDLKECPVCLRAIKEKIKTFMG
- the LOC128238207 gene encoding baculoviral IAP repeat-containing protein 2-like isoform X3; the encoded protein is MGKKCVAFIFDIASRSEVFFGKQICSRSYFKDIKELTLHTKWGDNGDCSLIKFSKTWPEIIQNKLLHKLLNNIMATDDACLYCNADNVYLIVENSVQLKAAIDMSCLQLFSSEVGFEKGIDFVLFGGAFQKYSVKSPCTEPFFNYIENIVLKISLKHNILAMRFDVNEQSKQRSIAEKIIPSNVVELKKIRTNRKCILPRGNECGELEEYLQNEHLTITINPGSEHSQVSHTHVNASTEDEHRRIHMQDSEEIYVRNEHDNPRSSNARGPQIWSAADQTLPSPVLQSMVSYDNIRSINRPSYQVRRYTETESDRSINRYTQPSRAVGVQESQQYNHQRNEIAEHDDRSYANHSHLTRNEDNTLQNIHTVNKEPIVVKKQPKYPAYVDENERFRSFSRWCHMIPSPTMLCKAGFFFTNTADLVRCYQCGIGLKDFSSTDDPLKEHVKHSSQCEHLLLYFETESALETYKKSMRDLEPGAIRQRQLAEFRERSLQGPPPRQYRIRNEAYNTYDLRLSSFVKWSEHIAQRPPRLAEAGLYYTGIDDHVRCFACDGGLRHWDPEDDPWIEHCRWFPACPFAREQKGDEFIALVQASADQNIDELGATGGNSTNDLAGGVNNLHITDPDIKRLIEEQRKICTVDMGFSNEMFSSAVNELRLQGTLKPSVEDIVIAIEVINDRNQHSTEIRGNGNKDTSPEELLQENKRLKDMLTCFICQNNPVNALFLPCTHHRLCLDCSYDLKECPVCLRAIKEKIKTFMG